A window of the Lates calcarifer isolate ASB-BC8 linkage group LG18, TLL_Latcal_v3, whole genome shotgun sequence genome harbors these coding sequences:
- the sbf1 gene encoding myotubularin-related protein 5 isoform X4, whose amino-acid sequence MARLADYFVVVGYDLDKRVEGEGQGRILQRFPEKDWEDSPFPQGIELFCQPSGWQLVPERQPASFFVAVLTDINSERHYCACFTFWEDLDNPQLQKAEASEADEVDEELAVVQPAKVFAPKSLVLVSRLDYTEVFRNCLGLIYTIHVDGLTVPLETVIGNLLTCVIPIAGGSQPGQEEREERLRTITLGAGDRQVIQTPINDSLPVSGSSVAQLFRQLGIVNVLYLFCAALTEHKILFLSSSYQRLTDACRGLLAIMFPLKYSFTYVPILPGKLLEVLSTPTPFIIGVNSFFRSETQELLDVIIADLDGGTVTIPECVHISLLPEPLLQQTQTVLSMVLDPELEVADHAFPPLSTQPSALKIQDKEIRAVFLWLFARLFQGYRWCLHIIRIHPEPVIRFHKAAFLGQRALSEDDFLMKVLDGMAFAGFVSERGPPYRATDLFDDLVANEVERIRHEEACPHKVMNHVKELAEQLFKNENPYPAVAMHKVQRPSENSQNAAQNQTPFPVLDEVAVQLFIDHAAAKLKTAPPVVKAELKGMVPSGPPLGDIVDRNGNVMANSARRLEVVRNCITYIFENKMLEAKKLMPAVLRALKGRAARVCLTQELNQHVLQNRAVLDDQQFDYIVRMMNCTLQDCSHMDEHGIAAALLPLVTAFCRKLGAGITQFAYSCVQEHMVWTNMQFWEAMFYSDVQNHIRALYLETEDGGSSEQQDGSGGGREISALELASEQNRLWPTLTKEMQTERVQKEESTVFSQAIHYANRMSYLLLPLDTSKNRLLRSSGLGDVESVSNSYVTNSIAGSMAESYDTESGFEDAESSDVANSVVRFINRFVDKVCNESGVTNEHLKALHTMIPDIVQMHIETLDAVHRESKRLPPIQKPKLLRPTLLPGEELVMDGMRVHLIPDGREEATGLMGGPPLLPAEGAIFLTTYRLIFKGTPTDPLVGEQVVTRSFPIASLTKEKRISVTLPMDQFVQEGLQLRSCTFQLMKIAFDEEVASDLAEVFRKHMHKLRYPQHVQGTFAFTVGQCGKLVVEHKTKDKNQSLKTLSKNLVKSAKRTIGRQYVTRKKYSPPTWENRSSFQSELDEDEISVSEEVDQSSLTLSSTIRSSDRQTMSNVVERACCRDYQRLGLGTLSNSLTRSKNEPFRISTVNRMYTVCRSYPGLLIVPQSIPDTTIQRICRCYRQNRFPVVCWRNSRTKAVLLRSAGLHAKGVVGFFKSPNAPTAVPSQADSTSLEQEKYLQAIISSMPSYSESSGRNTLSGFTSTHMSTSDSSDKLRQPKIGALMKQVMGAKEDVPGTFSRGALGQRAKVISLSQPKVSGKARNPPRGKWGSIRGSGRLSAYNPDVGTRLAGKESPQPNGGPSEALFLRQQRAYLYIIGDKAQLKGGKQDSFQQWEVVPIEVCDVRQVKNSFKKLMKACVPSSPPSDPNMSFLRCLEDSEWMALLHRVLQVSVLVVELLDTGSSVMVSLEDGWDVTTQVVSLVQLLSDPYYRTFDGFRLLVEKEWLSFGHRFSHRGAQTLGSQSSGFTPVFLQFLDCVHQIHLQFPMEFEFSQYYLKFLAYHYVSNRFRTFLLDSDYERIELGVLYEEKGERKSPQVCKSVWDYIDRLNKKTPIFYNYMFSPEDYEVLRPYTFVSNLKVWDFYMEETLSEGPSYDWELRGRQERVAEETPEKPDTSGTKSQRRVVWPCYDSLSKVVPDAITKLLHDLQSLEAELGQTSEKWKDTWDKIKTTQRTETKLESKPSFSSSLLMSSNLSHQRRSQGVYLQESGVGSSINLALDCEASATSTPVAGRPSTSTLYSQFQSTESENRSFEGILFKKGALLKPWKPRWFVLDKTKHQLRYYESRQDKDCKGVIELADVESVTPGTPAMGAPKNIEEKAFFDLKTTKRVYNFCAQDSLNAQLWMDSVQSCLSDA is encoded by the exons AGGACTATAACATTAGGTGCTGGTGACCGGCAAGTTATCCAGACTCCCATCAATGACTCGCTTCCtgtcagtggcagcagtgtgGCCCAGCTCTTCAGACAGCTTG GTATAGTCAACGTGTTGTATCTGTTCTGTGCTGCCCTGACGGAACATAAGATCCTGTTCTTGTCCAGCAGCTACCAGAGACTAACAGATGCTTGCCGTGGACTGCTGGCCATAATGTTCCCCCTCAAATACAG CTTCACCTACGTTCCCATCCTACCAGGAAAACTGCTAGAGGTCCTGAGCACTCCCACTCCCTTCATCATTGGTGTCAATTCATTCTTCCGCTCCGAGACACAAGAACTG TTGGATGTGATCATCGCTGACCTGGACGGTGGTACGGTGACCATCCCCGAGTGTGTCCACATCTCCCTGCTGCCTGAACCGCTCCTTCAACAGACCCAGACTGTGCTCTCCATG gttTTGGATCCAGAGCTAGAAGTTGCTGATCATGCCTTCCCCCCACTGTCCACACAACCCTCTGCACTCAAGATCCAG GATAAGGAAATCCGGGCAGTCTTCCTGTGGCTGTTCGCTCGGCTCTTCCAGGGCTATCGCTGGTGTTTACACATCATTCGCATTCACCCCGAACCAGTAATCCGCTTCCACAAG GCCGCCTTCCTGGGCCAGAGGGCGCTGTCAGAGGATGACTTCCTCATGAAGGTGTTAGACGGCATGGCGTTTGCAGGTTTCGTGTCAGAGAGAGGGCCTCCTTACAGGGCCACTGACCTATTTGATGAC CTGGTAGCCAATGAAGTGGAGCGGATACGGCACGAGGAGGCCTGTCCACACAAAGTCATGAACCACGTCAAGGAGCTGGCTGAGCAGCTTTTCAAAAAC GAGAACCCGTACCCCGCAGTGGCGATGCACAAAGTCCAGCGACCGTCAGAAAACAGCCAGAACGCTGCACAGAATCAGACACCCTTCCCCGTGCTGGACGAGGTTGCGGTGCAGCTCTTCATCGACCACGCTGCCGCCAAGCTCAAGACTGCGCCTCCCGTGGTCAAAGCAGAGCTCAAGGGCATGGTGCCCTCTGGACCCCCGCTGG GAGACATTGTGGACAGAAACGGCAATGTGATGGCTAACAGCGCCCGCAGGCTGGAGGTGGTCAGGAACTGTATTACATACATCTTTGAGAACAAGATGCTGGAGGCAAAGAAG cTGATGCCAGCTGTACTGCGGGCATTGAAGGGTCGAGCAGCCCGGGTTTGTCTGACCCAGGAGCTCAATCAGCATGTCCTACAGAACCGAGCTGTGCTGGATGACCAGCAGTTTGACTACATCGTCCGCATGATGAACTGCACCTTACAG gaCTGTTCACATATGGATGAACACGGCATTGCAGCTGCTCTGCTTCCATTGGTGACAGCCTTCTGCAGA AAACTAGGCGCAGGCATCACTCAGTTTGCCTACAGCTGTGTGCAGGAGCATATGGTATGGACCAACATGCAGTTCTGGGAGGCCATGTTCTACAGTGACGTCCAGAACCACATCAGGGCTCTGTACCTGGAAACAGAGGATGGAGGAAGCTCG GAGCAGCAGGATGGGTCAGGCGGTGGAAGGGAAATCAGCGCCCTGGAGCTGGCGTCAGAGCAGAACAGACTGTGGCCGACGCTCACCAAGGAAATGCAGACAGAGCGCGTGCAGAAGGAGGAGAGCACGGTGTTCAGCCAGGCCATCCACTACGCCAACAGGATGAGCTAcctgctgctgccgctggaCACCAGCAAGAACCGCCTGCTGAGGAGCTCGGGCCTCGGAGATGTCGAGAGCGTCAGCAACAGCTACGTCACGAACAG TATTGCAGGCAGCATGGCGGAGAGTTACGACACAGAGAGCGGCTTTGAAGATGCTGAGAGCTCAGATGTGGCCAACTCTGTGGTGCGCTTCATTAACCGCTTTGTGGACAAAGTGTGTAATGAGAGCGGTGTGACCAACGAGCACCTTAAGGCTCTCCACACCATGATACCAG ATATTGTTCAGATGCACATTGAGACGTTAGACGCAGTCCACAGGGAGAGTAAGAGACTGCCTCCGATCCAAAAG CCCAAACTGCTGAGGCCGACTCTGTTGCCGGGCGAGGAGCTAGTAATGGATGGCATGCGGGTCCACCTGATTCCCGACGGCCGGGAGGAGGCTACGGGGCTGATGGGAGGGCCACCTCTACTCCCCGCCGAGGGTGCAATCTTCCTCACCACTTACCGACTCATCTTTAAGGGCACGCCTACAGACCCACTGG TGGGTGAGCAGGTGGTCACTCGCTCGTTCCCCATCGCCTCTCTAACCAAGGAGAAGAGGATCTCAGTCACTTTACCCATGGACCAATTTGTCCAGGAGGGGCTGCAGCTGCGATCCTGCACCTTCCAG CTAATGAAGATTGCGTTCGATGAGGAGGTTGCATCAGACCTGGCCGAGGTTTTCAGGAAGCACATGCACAAGCTGCGTTACCCTCAGCACGTCCAGGGCACCTTTGCCTTCACTGTGGGTCAATGTGGCAAGCTAGTGGTGGAACACAAGACCAAGGACAAGAACCAGTCGCTCAA GACACTCTCCAAGAACCTGGTGAAGAGTGCCAAAAGGACCATCGGTCGGCAGTATGTGACCAGGAAGAAGTATTCTCCCCCCACCTGGGAGAACAGGAGCAGCTTCCAGTCAGAGTTAGATGAGGATGAAATCTCAG TGTCAGAGGAGGTGGACCAGagctccctcactctctcctccaccatccGCTCATCGGACAGACAGACCATGAGCAACGTGGTGGAACGAGCCTGTTGTCGCGACTACCAGCGCCTTGGTCTGGGCACGCTCAGTAACAGCCTGACACGTTCCAAGAACGAGCCCTTCAGGATTTCGACTGTTAACCGCATGTACACCGTCTGCAGGAG CTACCCCGGCCTGCTGATCGTGCCTCAGAGCATCCCAGACACAACCATCCAGAGAATCTGCCGCTGCTACCGACAGAACCGCTTCCCTGTGGTTTGCTGGAGGAATTCAAGAACTAAGGCTGTCCTGCTGCGCTCTGCAGGCCTCCACGCTAAGGGTGTTGTGGGCTTCTTCAAGTCCCCCAATGCCCCCAcagcag tGCCCTCCCAGGCAGACTCCACCAGCCTGGAGCAGGAGAAATACCTGCAGGCCATCATCAGCTCCATGCCTTCTTACAGTGAAAGCAGCGGCAGGAACACACTCAGCGGCTTCACCTCCACACATATGAGCACCTCTG ACTCATCAGATAAGCTGAGGCAGCCCAAGATCGGCGCCCTGATGAAACAGGTGATGGGTGCAAAGGAGGACGTTCCCGGAACCTTCAGCAGAGGAG CTCTGGGTCAAAGGGCGAAAgtcatctccctctctcagccCAAAGTGTCTGGCAAGGCCAGGAACCCTCCTAGAG GTAAATGGGGCAGTATCCGAGGCAGCGGGCGTCTAAGTGCCTACAACCCAGACGTGGGGACGCGTCTGGCTGGGAAAGAGTCTCCACAGCCCAATGGAGGGCCAAGCGAGGCGCTGTTCCTCCGCCAGCAGAGGGCCTACCTCTACATCATCGGAGACAAGGCCCAGCTCAAG GGAGGGAAGCAGGACTCGTTCCAGCAGTGGGAGGTGGTTCCCATCGAGGTTTGTGACGTGCGACAGGTGAAGAACAGCTTTAAGAAGCTGATGAAGGCCTGCGTGCCGAGCTCCCCGCCCTCTGACCCCAACATGAGCTTCCTGCGCTGCCTTGAAGACTCTGAGTGGATGGCTCTG CTGCACAGGGTGCTGCAGGTATCTGTCCTAGTGGTGGAACTTCTGGATACAGGCTCATCAGTCATGGTCAGCCTGGAGGACGGCTGGGACGTCACTACACAG GTGGTGTCCCTGGTGCAGCTGCTGTCGGATCCCTACTACAGAACCTTTGACGGCTTCCGGCTGCTCGTGGAGAAGGAGTGGCTGTCGTTCGGCCACAGGTTCAGCCATCGGGGAGCGCAGACGCTGGGCAGCCAGAGCAGCGGCTTCACCCCCGTCTTCCTGCAGTTCCTCGATTGCGTGCACCAG ATCCACCTCCAGTTCCCAATGGAGTTTGAGTTCAGTCAGTACTACCTGAAGTTCTTGGCCTACCACTACGTTTCCAACCGCTTCCGCACCTTCCTGCTCGACTCCGACTACGAACGCATCGAGCTGG gagtgCTTTacgaggagaaaggagagaggaaaagccCTCAGGTGTGTAAGTCTGTGTGGGACTACATCGACAGACTCAACAAGAAAACACCCATCTTCTACAACTACATGTTCTCTCCTGAAGATTACGAG GTGCTGCGGCCGTACACGTTCGTCTCCAACCTGAAGGTGTGGGACTTCTACATGGAGGAGACCCTGTCCGAGGGGCCCTCTTACGACTGGGAGCTGAGGGGCCGGCAGGAGCGCGTGGCCGAGGAGACGCCGGAGAAACCCGACACCAGCGGGACCAAGTCGCAGCGGCGCGTCGTGTGGCCGTGCTACGACAGCCTGAGCAAGGTGGTGCCCGACGCCATCACCAAGCTGCTGCACGACCTGCAGAGTCTGGAGGCTGAGCTCGGTCAGACGTCGGAAAAGTGGAAGGATACGTGGGATAAAATCAAGACCACACAGAGAACTGAGACCAAACTAGAGAGCAAG CCATCGTTCTCCAGCTCCCTGCTGATGTCATCCAACCTGAGCCACCAGCGGCGTTCTCAGGGCGTCTACCTGCAGGAGAGCGGCGTGGGTTCCTCCATCAACCTGGCTCTGGACTGCGAGGCCAGCGCCACCTCCACGCCCGTCGCCGGTCGGCCGAGCACCAGCACCCTCTACAGCCAGTTCCAGAGCACAGAGAGCGAGAACAG GAGTTTTGAAGGCATCTTGTTCAAGAAAGGGGCATTGTTGAAACCATGGAAACCACGGTGGTTCGTGCTGGACAAGACCAAACATCAG CTGAGATACTACGAGAGCAGGCAGGATAAGGACTGTAAAGGGGTGATCGAGCTGGCTGATGTGGAGTCTGTCACTCCAGGAACGCCTGCCATGGGAGCACCGAAAAATATCGAGGAGAAAGCCTTCTTTGAT ctcaagACGACCAAACGAGTGTATAACTTCTGTGCGCAGGACAGCCTGAATGCACAGTTATGGATGGACAGTGTTCAGAGCTGCTTGTCAGATGCCTAG
- the sbf1 gene encoding myotubularin-related protein 5 isoform X5 gives MARLADYFVVVGYDLDKRVEGEGQGRILQRFPEKDWEDSPFPQGIELFCQPSGWQLVPERQPASFFVAVLTDINSERHYCACFTFWEDLDNPQLQKAEASEADEVDEELAVVQPAKVFAPKSLVLVSRLDYTEVFRNCLGLIYTIHVDGLTVPLETVIGNLLTCVIPIAGGSQRTITLGAGDRQVIQTPINDSLPVSGSSVAQLFRQLGIVNVLYLFCAALTEHKILFLSSSYQRLTDACRGLLAIMFPLKYSFTYVPILPGKLLEVLSTPTPFIIGVNSFFRSETQELLDVIIADLDGGTVTIPECVHISLLPEPLLQQTQTVLSMVLDPELEVADHAFPPLSTQPSALKIQDKEIRAVFLWLFARLFQGYRWCLHIIRIHPEPVIRFHKAAFLGQRALSEDDFLMKVLDGMAFAGFVSERGPPYRATDLFDDLVANEVERIRHEEACPHKVMNHVKELAEQLFKNENPYPAVAMHKVQRPSENSQNAAQNQTPFPVLDEVAVQLFIDHAAAKLKTAPPVVKAELKGMVPSGPPLGDIVDRNGNVMANSARRLEVVRNCITYIFENKMLEAKKLMPAVLRALKGRAARVCLTQELNQHVLQNRAVLDDQQFDYIVRMMNCTLQDCSHMDEHGIAAALLPLVTAFCRKLGAGITQFAYSCVQEHMVWTNMQFWEAMFYSDVQNHIRALYLETEDGGSSEQQDGSGGGREISALELASEQNRLWPTLTKEMQTERVQKEESTVFSQAIHYANRMSYLLLPLDTSKNRLLRSSGLGDVESVSNSYVTNSIAGSMAESYDTESGFEDAESSDVANSVVRFINRFVDKVCNESGVTNEHLKALHTMIPDIVQMHIETLDAVHRESKRLPPIQKPKLLRPTLLPGEELVMDGMRVHLIPDGREEATGLMGGPPLLPAEGAIFLTTYRLIFKGTPTDPLVGEQVVTRSFPIASLTKEKRISVTLPMDQFVQEGLQLRSCTFQLMKIAFDEEVASDLAEVFRKHMHKLRYPQHVQGTFAFTVGQCGKLVVEHKTKDKNQSLKTLSKNLVKSAKRTIGRQYVTRKKYSPPTWENRSSFQSELDEDEISVSEEVDQSSLTLSSTIRSSDRQTMSNVVERACCRDYQRLGLGTLSNSLTRSKNEPFRISTVNRMYTVCRSYPGLLIVPQSIPDTTIQRICRCYRQNRFPVVCWRNSRTKAVLLRSAGLHAKGVVGFFKSPNAPTAVPSQADSTSLEQEKYLQAIISSMPSYSESSGRNTLSGFTSTHMSTSDSSDKLRQPKIGALMKQVMGAKEDVPGTFSRGALGQRAKVISLSQPKVSGKARNPPRGKWGSIRGSGRLSAYNPDVGTRLAGKESPQPNGGPSEALFLRQQRAYLYIIGDKAQLKGGKQDSFQQWEVVPIEVCDVRQVKNSFKKLMKACVPSSPPSDPNMSFLRCLEDSEWMALLHRVLQVSVLVVELLDTGSSVMVSLEDGWDVTTQVVSLVQLLSDPYYRTFDGFRLLVEKEWLSFGHRFSHRGAQTLGSQSSGFTPVFLQFLDCVHQIHLQFPMEFEFSQYYLKFLAYHYVSNRFRTFLLDSDYERIELGVLYEEKGERKSPQVCKSVWDYIDRLNKKTPIFYNYMFSPEDYEVLRPYTFVSNLKVWDFYMEETLSEGPSYDWELRGRQERVAEETPEKPDTSGTKSQRRVVWPCYDSLSKVVPDAITKLLHDLQSLEAELGQTSEKWKDTWDKIKTTQRTETKLESKPSFSSSLLMSSNLSHQRRSQGVYLQESGVGSSINLALDCEASATSTPVAGRPSTSTLYSQFQSTESENRSFEGILFKKGALLKPWKPRWFVLDKTKHQLRYYESRQDKDCKGVIELADVESVTPGTPAMGAPKNIEEKAFFDLKTTKRVYNFCAQDSLNAQLWMDSVQSCLSDA, from the exons AGGACTATAACATTAGGTGCTGGTGACCGGCAAGTTATCCAGACTCCCATCAATGACTCGCTTCCtgtcagtggcagcagtgtgGCCCAGCTCTTCAGACAGCTTG GTATAGTCAACGTGTTGTATCTGTTCTGTGCTGCCCTGACGGAACATAAGATCCTGTTCTTGTCCAGCAGCTACCAGAGACTAACAGATGCTTGCCGTGGACTGCTGGCCATAATGTTCCCCCTCAAATACAG CTTCACCTACGTTCCCATCCTACCAGGAAAACTGCTAGAGGTCCTGAGCACTCCCACTCCCTTCATCATTGGTGTCAATTCATTCTTCCGCTCCGAGACACAAGAACTG TTGGATGTGATCATCGCTGACCTGGACGGTGGTACGGTGACCATCCCCGAGTGTGTCCACATCTCCCTGCTGCCTGAACCGCTCCTTCAACAGACCCAGACTGTGCTCTCCATG gttTTGGATCCAGAGCTAGAAGTTGCTGATCATGCCTTCCCCCCACTGTCCACACAACCCTCTGCACTCAAGATCCAG GATAAGGAAATCCGGGCAGTCTTCCTGTGGCTGTTCGCTCGGCTCTTCCAGGGCTATCGCTGGTGTTTACACATCATTCGCATTCACCCCGAACCAGTAATCCGCTTCCACAAG GCCGCCTTCCTGGGCCAGAGGGCGCTGTCAGAGGATGACTTCCTCATGAAGGTGTTAGACGGCATGGCGTTTGCAGGTTTCGTGTCAGAGAGAGGGCCTCCTTACAGGGCCACTGACCTATTTGATGAC CTGGTAGCCAATGAAGTGGAGCGGATACGGCACGAGGAGGCCTGTCCACACAAAGTCATGAACCACGTCAAGGAGCTGGCTGAGCAGCTTTTCAAAAAC GAGAACCCGTACCCCGCAGTGGCGATGCACAAAGTCCAGCGACCGTCAGAAAACAGCCAGAACGCTGCACAGAATCAGACACCCTTCCCCGTGCTGGACGAGGTTGCGGTGCAGCTCTTCATCGACCACGCTGCCGCCAAGCTCAAGACTGCGCCTCCCGTGGTCAAAGCAGAGCTCAAGGGCATGGTGCCCTCTGGACCCCCGCTGG GAGACATTGTGGACAGAAACGGCAATGTGATGGCTAACAGCGCCCGCAGGCTGGAGGTGGTCAGGAACTGTATTACATACATCTTTGAGAACAAGATGCTGGAGGCAAAGAAG cTGATGCCAGCTGTACTGCGGGCATTGAAGGGTCGAGCAGCCCGGGTTTGTCTGACCCAGGAGCTCAATCAGCATGTCCTACAGAACCGAGCTGTGCTGGATGACCAGCAGTTTGACTACATCGTCCGCATGATGAACTGCACCTTACAG gaCTGTTCACATATGGATGAACACGGCATTGCAGCTGCTCTGCTTCCATTGGTGACAGCCTTCTGCAGA AAACTAGGCGCAGGCATCACTCAGTTTGCCTACAGCTGTGTGCAGGAGCATATGGTATGGACCAACATGCAGTTCTGGGAGGCCATGTTCTACAGTGACGTCCAGAACCACATCAGGGCTCTGTACCTGGAAACAGAGGATGGAGGAAGCTCG GAGCAGCAGGATGGGTCAGGCGGTGGAAGGGAAATCAGCGCCCTGGAGCTGGCGTCAGAGCAGAACAGACTGTGGCCGACGCTCACCAAGGAAATGCAGACAGAGCGCGTGCAGAAGGAGGAGAGCACGGTGTTCAGCCAGGCCATCCACTACGCCAACAGGATGAGCTAcctgctgctgccgctggaCACCAGCAAGAACCGCCTGCTGAGGAGCTCGGGCCTCGGAGATGTCGAGAGCGTCAGCAACAGCTACGTCACGAACAG TATTGCAGGCAGCATGGCGGAGAGTTACGACACAGAGAGCGGCTTTGAAGATGCTGAGAGCTCAGATGTGGCCAACTCTGTGGTGCGCTTCATTAACCGCTTTGTGGACAAAGTGTGTAATGAGAGCGGTGTGACCAACGAGCACCTTAAGGCTCTCCACACCATGATACCAG ATATTGTTCAGATGCACATTGAGACGTTAGACGCAGTCCACAGGGAGAGTAAGAGACTGCCTCCGATCCAAAAG CCCAAACTGCTGAGGCCGACTCTGTTGCCGGGCGAGGAGCTAGTAATGGATGGCATGCGGGTCCACCTGATTCCCGACGGCCGGGAGGAGGCTACGGGGCTGATGGGAGGGCCACCTCTACTCCCCGCCGAGGGTGCAATCTTCCTCACCACTTACCGACTCATCTTTAAGGGCACGCCTACAGACCCACTGG TGGGTGAGCAGGTGGTCACTCGCTCGTTCCCCATCGCCTCTCTAACCAAGGAGAAGAGGATCTCAGTCACTTTACCCATGGACCAATTTGTCCAGGAGGGGCTGCAGCTGCGATCCTGCACCTTCCAG CTAATGAAGATTGCGTTCGATGAGGAGGTTGCATCAGACCTGGCCGAGGTTTTCAGGAAGCACATGCACAAGCTGCGTTACCCTCAGCACGTCCAGGGCACCTTTGCCTTCACTGTGGGTCAATGTGGCAAGCTAGTGGTGGAACACAAGACCAAGGACAAGAACCAGTCGCTCAA GACACTCTCCAAGAACCTGGTGAAGAGTGCCAAAAGGACCATCGGTCGGCAGTATGTGACCAGGAAGAAGTATTCTCCCCCCACCTGGGAGAACAGGAGCAGCTTCCAGTCAGAGTTAGATGAGGATGAAATCTCAG TGTCAGAGGAGGTGGACCAGagctccctcactctctcctccaccatccGCTCATCGGACAGACAGACCATGAGCAACGTGGTGGAACGAGCCTGTTGTCGCGACTACCAGCGCCTTGGTCTGGGCACGCTCAGTAACAGCCTGACACGTTCCAAGAACGAGCCCTTCAGGATTTCGACTGTTAACCGCATGTACACCGTCTGCAGGAG CTACCCCGGCCTGCTGATCGTGCCTCAGAGCATCCCAGACACAACCATCCAGAGAATCTGCCGCTGCTACCGACAGAACCGCTTCCCTGTGGTTTGCTGGAGGAATTCAAGAACTAAGGCTGTCCTGCTGCGCTCTGCAGGCCTCCACGCTAAGGGTGTTGTGGGCTTCTTCAAGTCCCCCAATGCCCCCAcagcag tGCCCTCCCAGGCAGACTCCACCAGCCTGGAGCAGGAGAAATACCTGCAGGCCATCATCAGCTCCATGCCTTCTTACAGTGAAAGCAGCGGCAGGAACACACTCAGCGGCTTCACCTCCACACATATGAGCACCTCTG ACTCATCAGATAAGCTGAGGCAGCCCAAGATCGGCGCCCTGATGAAACAGGTGATGGGTGCAAAGGAGGACGTTCCCGGAACCTTCAGCAGAGGAG CTCTGGGTCAAAGGGCGAAAgtcatctccctctctcagccCAAAGTGTCTGGCAAGGCCAGGAACCCTCCTAGAG GTAAATGGGGCAGTATCCGAGGCAGCGGGCGTCTAAGTGCCTACAACCCAGACGTGGGGACGCGTCTGGCTGGGAAAGAGTCTCCACAGCCCAATGGAGGGCCAAGCGAGGCGCTGTTCCTCCGCCAGCAGAGGGCCTACCTCTACATCATCGGAGACAAGGCCCAGCTCAAG GGAGGGAAGCAGGACTCGTTCCAGCAGTGGGAGGTGGTTCCCATCGAGGTTTGTGACGTGCGACAGGTGAAGAACAGCTTTAAGAAGCTGATGAAGGCCTGCGTGCCGAGCTCCCCGCCCTCTGACCCCAACATGAGCTTCCTGCGCTGCCTTGAAGACTCTGAGTGGATGGCTCTG CTGCACAGGGTGCTGCAGGTATCTGTCCTAGTGGTGGAACTTCTGGATACAGGCTCATCAGTCATGGTCAGCCTGGAGGACGGCTGGGACGTCACTACACAG GTGGTGTCCCTGGTGCAGCTGCTGTCGGATCCCTACTACAGAACCTTTGACGGCTTCCGGCTGCTCGTGGAGAAGGAGTGGCTGTCGTTCGGCCACAGGTTCAGCCATCGGGGAGCGCAGACGCTGGGCAGCCAGAGCAGCGGCTTCACCCCCGTCTTCCTGCAGTTCCTCGATTGCGTGCACCAG ATCCACCTCCAGTTCCCAATGGAGTTTGAGTTCAGTCAGTACTACCTGAAGTTCTTGGCCTACCACTACGTTTCCAACCGCTTCCGCACCTTCCTGCTCGACTCCGACTACGAACGCATCGAGCTGG gagtgCTTTacgaggagaaaggagagaggaaaagccCTCAGGTGTGTAAGTCTGTGTGGGACTACATCGACAGACTCAACAAGAAAACACCCATCTTCTACAACTACATGTTCTCTCCTGAAGATTACGAG GTGCTGCGGCCGTACACGTTCGTCTCCAACCTGAAGGTGTGGGACTTCTACATGGAGGAGACCCTGTCCGAGGGGCCCTCTTACGACTGGGAGCTGAGGGGCCGGCAGGAGCGCGTGGCCGAGGAGACGCCGGAGAAACCCGACACCAGCGGGACCAAGTCGCAGCGGCGCGTCGTGTGGCCGTGCTACGACAGCCTGAGCAAGGTGGTGCCCGACGCCATCACCAAGCTGCTGCACGACCTGCAGAGTCTGGAGGCTGAGCTCGGTCAGACGTCGGAAAAGTGGAAGGATACGTGGGATAAAATCAAGACCACACAGAGAACTGAGACCAAACTAGAGAGCAAG CCATCGTTCTCCAGCTCCCTGCTGATGTCATCCAACCTGAGCCACCAGCGGCGTTCTCAGGGCGTCTACCTGCAGGAGAGCGGCGTGGGTTCCTCCATCAACCTGGCTCTGGACTGCGAGGCCAGCGCCACCTCCACGCCCGTCGCCGGTCGGCCGAGCACCAGCACCCTCTACAGCCAGTTCCAGAGCACAGAGAGCGAGAACAG GAGTTTTGAAGGCATCTTGTTCAAGAAAGGGGCATTGTTGAAACCATGGAAACCACGGTGGTTCGTGCTGGACAAGACCAAACATCAG CTGAGATACTACGAGAGCAGGCAGGATAAGGACTGTAAAGGGGTGATCGAGCTGGCTGATGTGGAGTCTGTCACTCCAGGAACGCCTGCCATGGGAGCACCGAAAAATATCGAGGAGAAAGCCTTCTTTGAT ctcaagACGACCAAACGAGTGTATAACTTCTGTGCGCAGGACAGCCTGAATGCACAGTTATGGATGGACAGTGTTCAGAGCTGCTTGTCAGATGCCTAG